A stretch of the Porifericola rhodea genome encodes the following:
- a CDS encoding cysteine-rich CWC family protein produces MPKHEIKSCPLCGTSFECKPGNIGQCQCYGVVLDKESIRYVRENFESCLCRSCLQKIAKEKGIES; encoded by the coding sequence ATGCCTAAGCACGAGATTAAATCTTGCCCACTTTGCGGAACATCATTTGAGTGCAAACCTGGAAATATCGGACAGTGCCAGTGCTATGGTGTTGTGCTTGACAAAGAGAGCATTCGCTATGTGCGAGAGAATTTTGAGAGCTGTTTATGCAGAAGTTGTCTGCAAAAAATTGCAAAAGAAAAGGGTATTGAAAGCTGA
- a CDS encoding LuxR C-terminal-related transcriptional regulator — translation MKVTQVLIADPQELALAGIERILSKENTFEVCGQVKNKTELDKSIRTHTPDILVLDYEKLAGFTAESCLQLAQKYPDLKIFIITADQQQENILQVLESGVLAFLTKDCSRQEILNAFYSITQGQKFFCNRVLDVLMNQKIYRSSHDSSSGELTERETQIIRYIAKGKGTQEIASLLNLSPHTINAHRKNILKKLDATSPVEMIVKALSKKIISFD, via the coding sequence ATGAAAGTAACCCAAGTACTAATAGCTGACCCACAAGAACTTGCTTTAGCAGGTATAGAACGGATTCTTTCTAAAGAGAACACTTTTGAAGTATGCGGGCAGGTGAAAAATAAAACTGAACTAGATAAAAGTATTCGCACTCACACGCCTGATATACTGGTACTTGACTACGAAAAGCTGGCAGGATTTACCGCGGAGTCCTGTTTACAGCTAGCACAAAAGTACCCAGACCTTAAAATTTTTATTATTACAGCAGACCAGCAGCAAGAAAATATATTGCAGGTACTTGAGTCAGGAGTACTGGCATTTTTAACCAAAGACTGTAGCCGTCAGGAAATCTTAAACGCTTTCTACTCTATTACTCAAGGGCAAAAGTTTTTCTGTAACCGTGTGCTGGATGTACTAATGAACCAGAAAATATACCGCAGCTCACACGATTCATCATCTGGAGAACTCACTGAAAGAGAAACACAGATTATTCGCTACATCGCTAAGGGGAAAGGCACACAGGAAATTGCTTCTTTATTGAACCTGAGCCCTCATACAATTAATGCTCATCGTAAAAATATACTCAAAAAGCTAGATGCAACCTCTCCGGTAGAAATGATTGTAAAAGCACTGAGTAAAAAGATTATCAGCTTTGACTAA
- a CDS encoding MbnP family protein, giving the protein MKHIISVILLIIVFGFSACKEDGNGEVKETATLNLELSHTVGGEALVFNTQVYSNALGEKYNIQDFKYYLSNIKLRNASDGTFFLEPESYHLVQAEEGNNFVIVIENIPLGKYSQLEFAIGVDNATNTSTDRLGALDPSNEMAWDWNTGYKFLLLEGKYGTAEDQLNEGLVYHIGGDANYRILKFDLKTNGDELELKANQEQSIALDADVAAIFAAPNPVSFAEHPVVMHDPFSQKVADNYAANMFSLSTLK; this is encoded by the coding sequence ATGAAACATATCATTTCAGTCATCTTACTGATAATTGTATTCGGCTTTAGTGCCTGTAAAGAGGACGGAAACGGAGAGGTAAAAGAAACAGCTACTCTAAATCTGGAACTTAGCCATACGGTAGGTGGAGAAGCTCTGGTTTTCAACACTCAGGTATACAGCAATGCTCTAGGAGAGAAATACAACATACAGGATTTTAAATATTATCTGAGCAACATAAAGCTTCGTAATGCCTCTGACGGCACGTTCTTTCTAGAGCCGGAAAGTTATCATTTGGTGCAGGCAGAAGAAGGGAATAACTTTGTAATAGTTATAGAAAATATTCCACTGGGTAAGTACTCTCAGCTAGAATTTGCGATTGGAGTGGATAATGCTACCAATACTTCTACCGATAGGCTAGGTGCTCTGGACCCCAGCAATGAAATGGCCTGGGACTGGAACACCGGCTATAAATTTTTATTGTTAGAGGGCAAGTATGGTACTGCCGAAGACCAGCTGAATGAAGGTCTGGTGTACCATATTGGAGGAGATGCTAATTACCGAATTCTCAAGTTTGACCTCAAGACTAATGGAGATGAGTTGGAACTTAAAGCGAACCAGGAGCAGAGCATAGCTTTGGATGCCGATGTGGCCGCGATTTTTGCGGCCCCTAATCCGGTGAGTTTTGCTGAGCACCCCGTAGTAATGCATGACCCTTTTTCGCAGAAAGTAGCAGATAATTACGCGGCTAATATGTTTAGCCTCAGCACCTTGAAATAA
- a CDS encoding DUF2911 domain-containing protein — protein sequence MLQKLAVLSLSTVLIIACNPQKEQASTTEVPSENTVNEMSELEKEHQLFRPGYADSINAGLIPEDTMVTSARRLAEGTVGGTEISINYGSPGKRGRVIWNGLVSYDQVWVTGSHWATAITFGQDVKVEGTTIPAGTYGFFTIPGRENWTLILNEVYDQHLAEEYQQSQDLVRVQVQAKELEDVVQRLTYEVEDLGDGKGMIHMSWDQVQVSLAFDVN from the coding sequence ATGTTACAAAAATTAGCTGTGCTATCTCTAAGTACCGTACTTATAATAGCCTGTAACCCACAAAAAGAACAAGCAAGTACTACAGAAGTACCCTCAGAAAATACGGTAAATGAAATGAGTGAGTTGGAGAAAGAGCATCAACTGTTCCGTCCCGGCTACGCCGATAGTATTAATGCGGGGCTAATCCCTGAAGATACAATGGTTACCAGTGCTCGCAGACTGGCAGAGGGCACTGTAGGAGGAACAGAAATTAGCATTAATTATGGCTCTCCTGGTAAAAGGGGCAGAGTAATCTGGAACGGATTAGTTTCTTACGATCAGGTTTGGGTAACTGGTTCGCATTGGGCCACTGCCATTACTTTCGGACAAGATGTAAAAGTAGAAGGTACTACCATACCCGCAGGAACCTATGGCTTTTTTACCATTCCTGGCAGAGAAAACTGGACCCTGATTCTTAATGAAGTATATGATCAGCATCTGGCAGAAGAGTATCAGCAAAGCCAGGACCTGGTTCGCGTACAGGTACAGGCAAAGGAGCTGGAAGATGTAGTGCAGCGCCTTACCTACGAGGTTGAAGATCTGGGAGACGGCAAGGGAATGATTCATATGAGTTGGGACCAGGTACAGGTAAGCTTAGCTTTTGATGTAAACTAA
- a CDS encoding PAS domain-containing protein: protein MSTNKMDPERMLSPFSSWDVYAMHLHECRVTAKKNDDLQNLLKLHDRYKWNIDLEVLLQQPYEALVLTDMDKQICWVNPGFAKMTGYPAQHAMGKDPKFLQGKNTSAETKALIRKKLESEKPFAADVINYRKNGEEYICHVEIHPLLNHKKELTHFLALEREVSDN, encoded by the coding sequence ATGAGTACCAATAAGATGGATCCTGAACGTATGCTTTCTCCCTTTAGCAGTTGGGATGTATATGCTATGCATTTACATGAATGTAGAGTTACGGCCAAAAAGAACGATGATCTGCAAAACCTGCTAAAACTACACGATCGTTACAAGTGGAATATTGACCTGGAGGTGCTACTTCAGCAACCGTACGAAGCATTAGTACTAACCGATATGGACAAGCAAATTTGTTGGGTCAATCCTGGTTTTGCCAAAATGACTGGTTACCCCGCGCAGCACGCGATGGGTAAGGACCCTAAATTTTTGCAAGGCAAAAACACTTCCGCTGAAACAAAAGCACTTATTCGTAAAAAGCTGGAAAGCGAAAAGCCTTTTGCCGCAGACGTGATCAACTACCGTAAGAATGGCGAAGAATATATTTGTCATGTGGAAATACACCCACTCTTAAACCACAAAAAGGAACTTACCCACTTTCTGGCGCTGGAAAGAGAAGTCTCCGACAATTAG
- a CDS encoding TonB-dependent receptor, which produces MRNYIPILTFFLFCHSVLAQQAASVSGQITEATSGAALESVNVGLQGTTLGTTTDAQGNFLLSGIEPGNYNLVISSVGYTTISRGIKLNAGETLTFNLQLRSGATELQEVEITGRKETTYQNSVSFIGSKTATPLQDVPQAVSYVTKEIIQDQQAYRTSDIVKNLSGVNQFSYYDDYTIRGFRNGSTQSNLINGLRSVGIFGPQPLLTNMERVEVIKGPASALFADVNPGGTINYVTKKPLDEDRKSIGFTIGSFNTLRATADFTGPMNESGTLLYRLNLGYEDTDTFRDLQQKTTYIIAPSISFLPTDKTSVNFDLVINRYQGKLDRGQPIFGASAGDDLNSTPTSFALGQANDYHKNNVQYFTLSLNHRFTDALSFNASYMKFSWNEDLFEHRTSNRFAVDSLGNQIPTQMEMQTINRIRKQVADNLTTYFVLNGSTGPLQHQLVVGFDYIQQVQPAGGAQARSFGYRTIDGGVASGYDPSQSQFFRFENGMPVPNVPHFNLENPNYTIGYPNEYLVNSNLPQPATRYFTYGFYVQDQISLGKFQALLALRQENYRDVVGYKTEEEELVKQEKLLPRIGLVYELNERINLYGTYTESFQPQTASVLQDPNVGGPFDPLSANMWEAGIKSTFFNELFSVNLAIYRIEQNNILVNANNAGNPDLLEQRGQERAKGVEIDVIGNPLPNFSLNFNYAYNRAEITESDNEEEIGRIKENAPEHQGGIWAKYTFAKGIFSGLGISLGSNFVTERNTFDTYSIVDGVPLGLTLPSYVVFDAALSYRVNKFNIAANFNNLLDKTHWVGGYSYTRLYPDAPRNFLLSVGYTF; this is translated from the coding sequence ATGAGAAACTATATACCGATCCTAACCTTCTTTCTTTTTTGTCATAGCGTACTTGCACAGCAAGCGGCTTCAGTAAGCGGCCAGATTACAGAAGCTACAAGTGGTGCAGCTCTGGAGTCTGTCAATGTTGGCCTGCAAGGTACTACGCTTGGTACTACCACCGATGCCCAGGGCAATTTTCTGCTTAGTGGAATAGAGCCAGGTAACTATAATTTAGTGATATCTTCGGTAGGCTACACTACAATTAGCCGAGGCATTAAGCTCAATGCAGGAGAGACTTTAACATTCAATTTACAGTTAAGAAGTGGCGCTACTGAGCTGCAGGAAGTAGAAATTACCGGCAGAAAAGAAACGACCTATCAAAATAGCGTATCTTTTATAGGCTCAAAAACAGCGACCCCCTTACAGGATGTTCCTCAAGCCGTTAGCTATGTTACCAAAGAAATTATCCAGGACCAGCAGGCTTATCGTACTTCCGATATTGTGAAGAATTTGAGCGGAGTCAACCAGTTTTCTTATTATGATGATTATACCATCAGAGGCTTCCGCAATGGTAGCACACAGTCTAATCTCATCAATGGATTGCGTTCGGTAGGGATTTTTGGCCCGCAACCGCTGCTTACTAATATGGAGCGTGTTGAAGTAATCAAAGGTCCGGCTTCTGCCCTGTTTGCAGATGTAAATCCTGGAGGAACCATTAACTACGTGACTAAAAAACCTCTGGACGAAGACCGTAAGTCCATTGGGTTTACCATCGGTAGTTTTAATACGTTAAGAGCTACGGCAGATTTTACCGGGCCTATGAATGAATCAGGTACTTTACTGTACAGATTGAACCTGGGTTATGAGGATACCGACACCTTTCGTGACCTTCAACAAAAGACTACTTATATAATTGCACCTTCCATCTCTTTCTTACCTACAGATAAAACCAGTGTCAATTTTGATTTGGTTATCAACCGTTATCAGGGCAAGTTGGATCGTGGGCAACCTATTTTTGGGGCCTCTGCCGGTGATGATCTAAACAGTACGCCAACTTCTTTTGCATTGGGCCAGGCCAATGACTACCACAAAAACAATGTGCAATATTTTACGCTCTCGCTCAACCACCGCTTTACAGATGCGCTCTCATTTAATGCTTCTTATATGAAGTTCAGCTGGAACGAAGATCTTTTTGAGCATCGTACTTCCAACCGCTTTGCGGTAGACAGTCTGGGAAATCAGATTCCTACACAGATGGAGATGCAGACCATTAACCGTATTCGTAAGCAGGTAGCTGATAACCTGACCACCTACTTTGTACTAAATGGAAGTACCGGCCCCTTACAACATCAGCTTGTAGTAGGCTTTGACTACATTCAGCAGGTTCAGCCCGCAGGGGGGGCGCAAGCCCGTTCGTTTGGCTACCGAACTATTGATGGAGGAGTTGCTTCAGGTTATGATCCTTCTCAGTCTCAGTTTTTTAGGTTTGAAAACGGTATGCCGGTGCCTAATGTACCTCATTTCAATCTGGAGAACCCTAACTATACCATCGGTTACCCTAACGAATATCTGGTTAACAGTAATTTGCCACAGCCAGCTACTCGCTATTTCACGTATGGATTCTACGTGCAGGATCAAATTAGCCTGGGTAAGTTTCAGGCACTGCTAGCCCTACGTCAGGAAAACTACCGTGATGTTGTCGGATACAAAACAGAGGAGGAAGAATTAGTAAAGCAGGAAAAACTGTTGCCTCGTATAGGTTTGGTATACGAGCTAAACGAACGCATCAATTTATACGGAACCTATACCGAAAGCTTCCAGCCTCAGACCGCCTCAGTATTGCAGGATCCAAATGTAGGCGGCCCCTTTGATCCTTTATCAGCTAATATGTGGGAGGCCGGAATTAAAAGTACATTCTTCAATGAGCTGTTTTCTGTAAACCTGGCGATCTATCGTATAGAGCAAAATAACATACTGGTAAATGCCAATAATGCAGGTAACCCAGACTTGCTGGAGCAAAGAGGGCAGGAGAGAGCCAAGGGAGTAGAAATAGATGTAATAGGAAACCCGCTGCCCAACTTTAGCTTGAATTTTAACTATGCATATAATCGTGCTGAAATTACAGAAAGTGATAATGAGGAAGAGATAGGACGGATAAAAGAGAATGCTCCCGAACATCAGGGAGGTATCTGGGCTAAGTATACCTTTGCTAAAGGCATATTCAGCGGGCTGGGTATTTCGTTGGGTAGCAATTTTGTTACAGAAAGAAATACTTTTGATACCTATAGCATAGTTGATGGCGTTCCATTAGGCCTTACCTTACCCAGTTATGTAGTGTTTGATGCAGCACTCTCTTACCGAGTTAACAAGTTCAATATCGCAGCTAATTTTAATAATCTATTGGACAAAACCCATTGGGTAGGAGGGTATAGTTATACTCGTCTCTACCCTGACGCACCACGTAATTTTCTTCTAAGTGTAGGTTACACTTTTTAA
- a CDS encoding PepSY-associated TM helix domain-containing protein, which yields MLSKDQLFKLHSWVGIKLSILLFVVCFSGTLAVLSHEMDWLFNPDVRVSPADTYASWNTIAENVKQEFPEGKISYWQRANEPYMADLIYVMQDNDLKYVFANPHTGEVQGYADITIARFLRDLHYYLFIPFQIGHFTVLFFGFILTISLLTGIFYYNDWYKELFVLKSGKGSRVFYSSLHKLVGAWSIPFMFIISLTAIWYFVERADLPKVSSYLDEERPTIEITEGQQLPNLDYDAYVAIAEEAIAGLKVKSILSPQKPDEPVYLTGTSDVPLVRYRANRVYINPHNQELLKVQKATEINSITWINDIADPIHFGYWGGLLTKLIWFVFGLALSSLVLTGPWLYLKKRRKKDRLQRERRLAHG from the coding sequence GTGCTAAGCAAAGATCAGTTATTTAAACTACACAGCTGGGTGGGCATAAAGTTAAGCATACTACTGTTTGTAGTATGCTTTTCGGGTACACTGGCGGTGCTCAGCCACGAAATGGACTGGCTGTTTAACCCCGATGTACGGGTGAGCCCTGCGGATACCTATGCCTCTTGGAATACAATCGCTGAAAATGTAAAACAGGAATTTCCTGAAGGAAAAATAAGCTACTGGCAGCGTGCCAATGAACCTTACATGGCTGACCTGATCTATGTAATGCAGGATAATGATCTGAAGTATGTATTTGCTAACCCTCATACTGGCGAGGTACAGGGGTATGCTGATATTACTATCGCACGATTTCTAAGAGATTTGCATTATTACCTCTTCATCCCCTTTCAGATTGGTCATTTTACAGTCTTATTCTTCGGCTTTATACTTACTATTTCTCTACTTACAGGAATTTTCTACTATAACGACTGGTATAAGGAGCTCTTTGTACTCAAAAGCGGTAAAGGGAGTCGGGTTTTTTACAGCAGCTTACACAAGTTGGTCGGGGCGTGGTCTATCCCCTTTATGTTTATCATTTCTCTAACTGCGATCTGGTACTTTGTAGAGCGTGCCGACCTTCCTAAAGTGTCTTCTTATCTGGATGAAGAGCGTCCTACCATAGAAATTACAGAGGGGCAGCAACTCCCCAACCTTGATTATGATGCCTATGTGGCCATAGCGGAAGAGGCCATAGCAGGATTGAAAGTGAAATCAATTTTGTCGCCTCAAAAGCCAGATGAGCCTGTATACCTCACCGGTACTTCTGATGTACCGCTGGTTAGGTACAGGGCCAACAGGGTGTATATTAACCCGCATAATCAGGAGTTGCTTAAGGTGCAGAAGGCAACAGAAATCAACTCCATTACCTGGATAAACGATATTGCCGACCCAATACATTTTGGCTATTGGGGTGGCTTGCTCACTAAATTAATATGGTTTGTATTTGGCCTGGCACTTTCCTCTCTGGTACTTACAGGCCCGTGGCTGTACCTAAAAAAGCGTAGAAAAAAAGATCGTTTGCAAAGGGAAAGGAGGCTTGCGCATGGGTAA
- a CDS encoding flavodoxin — translation MENEKIGLFYGSDTGYTEGVANQIREILGEDQIEVHDINRAKSGDFAPYQRIIIGLSTWHDGELQSDWDAFYEDFKTIDFSGKTVAFFGLGDQIGYGEYFIDGVGILGDVVYENGGHIIGVWPTDNYDYEASKAEFQEGWFLGLAIDEDNQSEMTVGRVTAWTQQLVEEFAEAVGSAED, via the coding sequence ATGGAAAATGAAAAAATAGGCCTTTTTTATGGCTCAGACACTGGTTATACCGAAGGTGTAGCTAATCAGATTCGCGAAATCCTGGGCGAAGATCAAATTGAAGTACATGACATCAATCGCGCAAAGTCAGGAGATTTTGCACCCTACCAACGTATTATTATCGGCCTGTCCACCTGGCACGATGGCGAGCTACAAAGTGATTGGGATGCTTTTTACGAAGATTTTAAGACAATTGATTTTAGCGGTAAAACGGTAGCATTCTTCGGTTTGGGAGATCAGATTGGCTATGGAGAATATTTCATAGATGGAGTGGGCATACTGGGAGATGTGGTATACGAAAACGGTGGACACATTATTGGGGTATGGCCAACGGATAACTATGACTACGAAGCTTCTAAAGCGGAATTTCAGGAAGGTTGGTTTCTTGGTTTAGCAATAGATGAAGATAATCAGTCTGAAATGACGGTAGGAAGAGTAACCGCCTGGACGCAACAACTCGTAGAGGAATTTGCAGAGGCGGTTGGTAGCGCTGAAGACTAA
- a CDS encoding class I SAM-dependent methyltransferase, with the protein MDKDFLQSLDVEDRDILPFLPYLLQDLWLLGSMPDYMLQLIQKHNVVRPDHHILDLGCGKGAVLIYLREALSFQGKGIDLIPEFINDACHYVQNHKLDQNLAFTVGDIRQEVKTQRGYDLLIYGHDADVLGDVATSLKLLQNCIHESAHILLEATYRERQSKLSTYPTQEELEEQLKQSGLQLIDQIIWDRDKLQLINLKNTTSIEKRVAELIPQYPGKASLFDVFLEKQKEECQQLEQELYCISLLLKK; encoded by the coding sequence ATGGATAAAGATTTTCTTCAGTCATTGGATGTGGAAGATAGAGATATCCTTCCTTTTCTGCCCTATCTGCTGCAAGACCTGTGGCTGCTGGGTAGTATGCCAGACTATATGTTGCAACTTATCCAGAAGCACAATGTAGTTAGACCTGACCATCATATTCTGGATTTAGGTTGTGGTAAAGGGGCCGTGCTAATATACTTAAGAGAGGCCTTATCTTTTCAGGGAAAGGGGATTGATCTGATACCCGAATTTATCAATGATGCCTGCCATTACGTTCAGAATCATAAGCTTGACCAGAATTTAGCGTTTACAGTAGGTGATATTCGGCAGGAGGTCAAGACCCAAAGAGGTTATGATCTTCTTATTTATGGGCATGATGCAGATGTGCTGGGTGATGTAGCTACCTCATTAAAATTACTCCAAAACTGCATACATGAGAGTGCTCATATTCTTCTTGAAGCTACATACCGCGAGAGGCAATCTAAGCTCAGTACATACCCCACCCAGGAAGAACTAGAAGAACAACTGAAGCAAAGCGGCCTACAGCTAATTGACCAAATTATTTGGGATAGAGATAAGCTCCAGCTCATCAATTTGAAAAACACTACCAGCATTGAAAAGCGTGTAGCCGAACTTATACCTCAGTACCCTGGTAAAGCCTCTTTATTTGATGTTTTTTTGGAGAAGCAAAAAGAAGAGTGCCAGCAGTTGGAGCAAGAGCTTTATTGCATTAGCCTCTTGCTAAAAAAGTAG
- a CDS encoding cysteine hydrolase family protein, translating into MTRPEKPALILIDIQKGMDDLDYWGGRRNNPEAEENARQLLDYWRAEQLPVYHVKHNSTNPQSRLRPGQPGNEIKDIVKPQREEPLLQKHVNSAFIGTDLQQRLEAACIKTLVIVGLTTEHCVSTSVRMAANLGFTVYLPSDATATFDKVGPQGKKFSAETVHEVELASLHQEFATVLTTREVLKLVAH; encoded by the coding sequence ATGACGAGACCAGAAAAACCTGCTCTAATCCTAATAGATATTCAAAAAGGAATGGATGACCTGGACTATTGGGGAGGCCGTAGAAATAATCCTGAAGCCGAAGAAAACGCTAGGCAACTGCTAGACTACTGGAGGGCAGAGCAGTTGCCCGTTTATCATGTTAAGCATAATTCCACCAATCCTCAATCCAGGCTTAGACCCGGACAGCCCGGTAATGAAATCAAAGATATTGTAAAACCCCAGAGAGAAGAACCGCTATTGCAAAAGCATGTGAATAGTGCATTTATCGGTACAGATCTGCAACAAAGATTAGAGGCCGCCTGCATCAAAACTTTAGTAATAGTCGGGCTTACTACAGAACACTGCGTGTCTACCAGTGTACGTATGGCCGCCAACCTGGGCTTTACCGTATACTTACCTTCAGACGCTACTGCTACCTTTGATAAGGTAGGTCCTCAGGGTAAAAAGTTTAGTGCAGAAACTGTGCACGAAGTAGAGTTGGCGTCTCTTCATCAGGAGTTTGCTACAGTACTTACCACCAGAGAAGTCCTTAAGCTTGTGGCGCATTAG
- a CDS encoding amidohydrolase family protein translates to MSTPYFYSYLCAFCYLLFSCGQGDKLPSSSPAGFSSRDSLSKNVRPYLSYDEDLIALTHAILVDGSGRTAQEEQTIIIDKGYFKEVGPTATVKIPSQAKVINLAGKTVVPGIVGVHNHLHMPGISFLGEAAAYLYLASGVTTIQTCGAASPYQELELAAQIKKGQIAGPEIINSAPYISGEGGNPNMIIPRNETHLRDTMQFWIDQGVRWFKVYRHTKAEDLKVVIDVAHRHQAKVTGHLCSITFAEASRLGIDGIEHGLNSTSDFRQGKTYNMCNGSHAYMDSLEVDSEAVKELQQLMIDSGVFITSTLSIYEASIPERAFADERSLIAMTPTLRASYRERRARLDQDEAKGQRLKRLHRIMAFERQFVQMGGLLSAGADAGRHILPGFGDQRNFELLVEAGFSTEEAIQIMTSNGAKVLERTDIGSVAPGKKADLLILDGDLRTEPSVIRYVEHVFKAGYAYSPKLLLKEVEGKIGPQ, encoded by the coding sequence TTGAGTACCCCTTATTTTTATTCCTATCTCTGTGCTTTTTGCTATCTACTCTTTAGCTGTGGCCAGGGAGATAAGCTACCCTCTTCTAGTCCGGCAGGTTTTTCTTCTCGCGACTCTCTTTCTAAAAATGTACGCCCTTATCTTAGCTATGATGAGGACCTGATTGCACTCACCCATGCAATTCTTGTTGATGGTTCAGGACGTACAGCTCAGGAAGAGCAGACCATTATTATAGACAAAGGTTATTTTAAGGAAGTAGGTCCAACCGCCACGGTAAAAATTCCCTCCCAGGCTAAGGTGATAAACTTAGCAGGAAAAACTGTGGTGCCCGGTATTGTAGGAGTGCATAACCATTTGCATATGCCTGGCATTAGCTTTCTGGGAGAAGCGGCTGCCTACCTTTATTTAGCATCGGGCGTAACTACCATACAGACTTGTGGAGCCGCTTCGCCATATCAGGAGCTGGAATTAGCAGCGCAGATAAAAAAAGGGCAGATAGCCGGACCAGAAATTATCAATAGTGCGCCATACATTAGTGGGGAGGGTGGCAATCCTAACATGATTATTCCCCGAAACGAGACCCACCTTAGAGATACCATGCAATTTTGGATAGATCAGGGAGTCCGTTGGTTTAAAGTTTATCGGCATACCAAAGCAGAAGACCTCAAAGTAGTTATAGATGTGGCTCACAGACATCAGGCAAAAGTTACTGGGCATCTATGCTCCATCACCTTTGCGGAAGCCAGCAGACTGGGAATTGACGGTATTGAGCATGGCTTAAATAGTACCAGCGACTTCCGCCAGGGTAAGACTTATAATATGTGCAATGGCTCTCATGCCTATATGGATAGCCTGGAAGTGGATAGTGAAGCCGTAAAAGAGCTTCAGCAATTAATGATTGATAGCGGTGTTTTTATAACCTCTACTTTGTCTATTTACGAAGCTAGCATACCTGAAAGAGCTTTTGCGGACGAGCGTAGCCTGATAGCCATGACACCCACTCTTAGAGCAAGCTATAGGGAGCGAAGAGCGCGCCTGGATCAGGATGAAGCAAAAGGACAGCGTTTGAAGCGACTTCACAGGATAATGGCTTTTGAAAGGCAGTTTGTACAGATGGGAGGTTTGCTTAGTGCTGGTGCTGACGCGGGGCGGCACATTTTGCCAGGCTTTGGTGATCAACGTAATTTTGAGCTGCTTGTAGAAGCGGGGTTTAGCACCGAAGAAGCTATTCAAATTATGACCTCCAATGGAGCCAAAGTGCTGGAACGCACAGACATTGGAAGTGTAGCTCCTGGTAAAAAAGCAGATCTACTAATATTGGATGGTGATTTAAGAACAGAGCCTTCAGTAATCAGGTATGTAGAGCATGTATTTAAGGCGGGCTATGCATACAGCCCTAAGCTCTTGTTGAAAGAGGTAGAGGGCAAAATAGGACCACAATAG
- a CDS encoding DUF1801 domain-containing protein has translation MEVLTQDDVKEVLEAYPSPFDQKIKNLRQLILDTAEAEGVSRVVESLKWGEPAYLVKGGSTIRINTIKNRPEHYAMYFICSTGLVKTFRILYDDLLQFEGKRAIVFHKNEGLPITQLRHCISLALNYHRIKHLPMLGA, from the coding sequence ATGGAAGTACTCACTCAAGATGACGTCAAAGAAGTGCTGGAGGCATATCCTTCTCCTTTTGATCAAAAAATTAAGAATCTTCGTCAACTTATTCTGGATACCGCTGAAGCCGAGGGAGTCAGCCGTGTTGTAGAAAGCCTCAAATGGGGAGAGCCTGCTTATCTGGTCAAAGGTGGTAGTACCATACGTATCAATACGATAAAAAACAGGCCTGAGCATTATGCTATGTATTTCATTTGTAGTACCGGCCTGGTCAAGACATTTAGAATTTTGTATGATGATTTACTTCAGTTTGAGGGTAAGCGAGCAATTGTATTTCATAAAAACGAAGGGCTGCCCATTACTCAGCTTAGGCATTGTATTAGTTTAGCACTCAACTATCACCGTATCAAACATTTGCCTATGTTGGGAGCCTGA